Proteins from a single region of Pangasianodon hypophthalmus isolate fPanHyp1 chromosome 7, fPanHyp1.pri, whole genome shotgun sequence:
- the slitrk2 gene encoding SLIT and NTRK-like protein 2, which translates to MLNNVLLLSVLTVTGFSSRTESRKTSKDICKSRCPCEEKENALNINCENKGFTSVSSFQPPQNKISQLFLNGNFLTRLNANEFVNYGNVTSLHLGNNGLQEIKTGAFNGLKNLKRLHLNNNNLEIIKEDTFSGLESLEYLQADYNYISAIEAGAFNKLNKLKVLILNDNLLLSLPNNIFRFVMLTHLDLRGNRLKTLPFAGVLEHIGGIMEIQLEENPWNCTCDLVPLKAWLDTIAVFVGDVVCETPFRLHGKDVTQLIKQDLCPRRSTGDSTPRAMQPPPPDPQHRVPVPTSRTHFAPTRAPKASRPPRMRSRPTPRVTSGRDKHVFGPIMVYQTRSPVPMTCPGICVCTSQSPDSGLNVNCQERKLHNISDLQPKPSYPKKLHLTGNHLQIIYRADLTEYSTLELLHLGNNRIAIIQDGAFENLTNLRRLYLNGNYIESLSQALFAGLQSLQYLYLEYNIIKDILPNTFNSLHNLQLLFLNNNLLRSLPDNVFGGTMLTRLNLRNNHFSHLPVSGVLDQLSAFVQIDLQENPWECTCGIVPLKNWMELSSTSVVVNEITCDSPSKHAGRLLRSLRNDAICSENDETPAPATKAPTIISISTEVTPSSAATPTEDTQPETHPEVPLSVLILGLLVVFILSVCFGAGIFVFVLKRRKAVETVPATAAANSLDLSSFQAHYGHYDTEQSTGKREGHVYNYIPAAVGQMCPNPIYVQKENEHVAYYRNLKELGFGAPEPKREEFGRSPTYTISTLERVDENPQHGSCEPELLYQNVAERVRELPTTAPFGYSFCTLPKRPLAPPYEAAGRPNRERLNKTVLYGTPRKHAEQLLPAKLKTEPDYLEVLEKHTAMSQL; encoded by the coding sequence atgttgaacaaCGTTTTGCTGCTGAGCGTTTTGACAGTCACCGGCTTCTCCTCGCGGACGGAGAGCCGCAAAACTTCGAAGGACATTTGTAAGAGCCGCTGTCCGTGCGAGGAGAAGGAGAACGCGCTAAACATCAACTGCGAGAACAAAGGATTTACGAGTGTGAGTTCGTTTCAGCCGCCGCAGAATAAAATAAGCCAGCTTTTCCTGAACGGGAACTTTCTCACGAGACTGAACGCCAACGAGTTCGTCAATTACGGTAATGTCACATCTCTCCATTTGGGCAATAACGGGCTGCAGGAGATTAAAACGGGGGCGTTCAATGGCCTAAAAAACCTCAAACGCCTCCATCTGAACAATAACAATTTGGAGATTATAAAAGAAGACACGTTTTCTGGCTTAGAAAGTTTAGAGTATTTGCAGGCTGATTACAATTATATAAGTGCCATAGAGGCAGGTGCGTTCAATAAGCTGAACAAGCTCAAAGTCCTCATACTGAATGATAACCTTTTGCTCTCTCTGCCTAACAATATATTCCGATTTGTGATGCTGACACATTTGGATCTGAGAGGAAACCGGCTGAAGACGCTGCCATTTGCTGGCGTCTTGGAGCACATAGGTGGCATTATGGAGATACAGCTGGAGGAGAACCCCTGGAACTGTACGTGTGACCTCGTGCCGCTCAAGGCCTGGCTGGATACCATTGCAGTGTTTGTGGGCGATGTTGTTTGTGAGACGCCGTTTCGTTTGCATGGCAAAGATGTTACACAGCTCATAAAGCAGGACCTGTGCCCCAGGCGCAGTACTGGTGACTCGACTCCTCGTGCCATGCAGCCACCACCTCCTGATCCCCAGCATCGGGTCCCAGTACCTACATCACGCACACATTTTGCGCCAACTAGGGCACCTAAGGCATCACGCCCTCCCAGGATGAGGAGCCGCCCTACTCCGCGTGTTACTTCTGGCAGGGACAAGCATGTATTTGGCCCGATTATGGTTTATCAGACAAGGTCCCCTGTACCTATGACATGCCCCGGTATCTGCGTGTGCACATCCCAAAGCCCGGACAGTGGACTGAACGTTAACTGCCAAGAGAGGAAGCTTCACAACATCTCTGATCTGCAACCCAAACCCTCATATCCAAAGAAGCTACATTTAACTGGCAACCATTTGCAGATCATATACAGAGCTGATCTTACAGAATATAGCACCCTGGAACTTCTCCACCTGGGGAATAACAGAATCGCTATTATTCAGGATGGGGCCTTTGAGAATCTGACCAATTTGCGCAGACTTTACCTCAACGGCAACTATATTGAAAGTTTATCCCAGGCCTTGTTTGCTGGGCTACAGAGCTTGCAGTACCTCTACCTAGAGTACAACATTATCAAGGACATTTTGCCAAACACGTTTAACTCACTGCACAACCTGCAGCTTCTCTTCCTCAACAACAACCTGCTGAGGTCCCTCCCTGACAATGTGTTTGGGGGCACAATGCTTACAAGGCTCAATCTCAGGAACAATCACTTCTCACATCTGCCAGTGAGCGGGGTCCTTGACCAGCTCTCTGCATTTGTCCAGATTGATCTCCAGGAGAACCCATGGGAGTGCACTTGTGGCATTGTGCCACTAAAGAACTGGATGGAGCTGTCCAGCACTAGCGTGGTTGTCAACGAGATCACGTGTGACTCTCCCTCAAAGCATGCAGGTCGCCTCCTGCGATCCTTACGCAACGATGCTATCTGCTCCGAGAATGACGAGACTCCGGCACCAGCCACCAAGGCGCCAACCATTATCAGCATTAGCACTGAAGTCACTCCTTCCTCTGCTGCGACCCCTACAGAAGACACACAGCCTGAAACACACCCGGAAGTACCCTTGTCTGTACTTATCTTGGGCCTGCTTGTTGTGTTCATTctctcagtgtgttttggggCTGGTATCTTTGTCTTTGTGCTCAAGCGGCGCAAGGCAGTCGAGACTGTCCCAGCTACTGCGGCTGCCAATAGCCTAGATCTGAGCTCTTTCCAAGCGCATTATGGCCACTATGACACAGAACAAAGCACAGGTAAAAGAGAGGGCCATGTCTACAACTACATCCCTGCCGCTGTTGGCCAGATGTGTCCAAATCCCATCTACGTGCAGAAGGAAAACGAGCACGTAGCCTATTATCGCAACTTGAAAGAACTGGGTTTTGGGGCACCAGAGCCCAAGAGGGAGGAGTTTGGTCGTAGTCCCACTTACACAATAAGCACTTTGGAACGTGTGGATGAGAATCCCCAACATGGCAGCTGTGAACCTGAACTGCTCTACCAGAACGTGGCAGAGAGGGTAAGAGAGCTGCCTACCACTGCTCCCTTTGGCTACAGCTTTTGCACTCTGCCCAAAAGGCCATTAGCGCCACCATACGAGGCTGCAGGGCGGCCCAACCGGGAGCGACTGAACAAAACTGTCTTGTATGGGACGCCAAGAAAGCACGCTGAACAGCTGCTCCCTGCGAAGCTGAAAACGGAGCCGGACTACCTCGAGGTTCTGGAGAAACACACTGCAATGAGTCAGCTGTGA